A single Numenius arquata chromosome 1, bNumArq3.hap1.1, whole genome shotgun sequence DNA region contains:
- the PROSER1 gene encoding proline and serine-rich protein 1 isoform X1 — MDKKSFETVLDEIRKAVLTEYKLKAIEYVHGYFSSEQVVELLRYFSWAEPQLKAIKALQHKIVAVPASKMVNILNCFTFSKDKLIALEILASNIVDAQNYRLIEDLFRINMSEKKRCRRILEQASKTGCKAPHAMISSCGMIPGNPYPKGKPSRINGIFPGTPIKKDTEECTNEGKGIAARILGPSKPAPSTYNPHKPVPYPIPPCRPHATIAPSAYNNAGLVPMANVIAPGLPAPPPYTANQVVSENEDLSSQAKPSQNQAFSAQANQLFTPHGSNPSTPAATPVPTPSPVKAISHPLAPATPLISGMNMSTPVLPVFPGQVSSSIHTSQPSTPTPTVIKSLSLPGVPVTSVHSATSTPIPAVFSGLASIPTATPALQGSTTPCATPAPSEAFASAAAPFAGLPFSATSSIASANNPTPLSSVFAGLPLSLPPNAQGISSPVPSTIANSPATTIPGSLSLPNPILSVLKGFLTSNDTSLINSSALPSAMTSELASLSALANQSSDPPTSSVNKCYTPSATPTPQRSSTPGLAIFPGLPSPSVANSSSTPPTLPAQSPLTTSPSIMPINCGSSASLLHGTSPSNPDQQLSSAPAATNIPVLVKTEPISPTLSAFKGPSHSAGPSHGTIGLSALGRAYTSAASVPVSLPSSLNPALSGLSSLSAPLNNSSSLASISLAPHGSSAPIAPVFNGLPPFTSLTSNFAFTGNPALTPPVTLPGSLLATPSTTASAVSAPHASSTAAVLSGLAASATVSAPPFSLNLSSAVPSLFSVAQGPLGSSNPSFPGFPVSNTPSVTPALPSFPGLQASSAVAAVAPLPAAATAPSPAPVLPGFASAFSSNFNSALVAQAGLTSGLQTPGNAVFPGLLSLPGIPGFPQSAAQSSLQELQHSAAAQSALLQQAHSASALENYTAQPEGFANYPSTPGTPFSLQTSLPQSGWQ, encoded by the exons GCTGTATTGACTGAGTACAAATTAAAAGCCATTGAATATGTTCATGGATACTTTTCTAGTGAACAG GTTGTTGAGTTACTGAGATACTTTTCCTGGGCTGAACCACAGCTCAAGGCAATAAAGGCTTTACAACAT AAAATAGTGGCAGTTCCGGCATCGAAAATGGTTAATATTCTCAATTGCTTCACATTCAGTAAAGATAAACTTATTGCCCTTGAAATCTTAGCTTC CAACATTGTTGATGCTCAGAATTATCGCCTTATTGAAGATCTGTTCAGAATTAATAtgtcagagaagaaaagatgcaGAAGAATTCTTGAACAG GCTTCAAAAACAGGTTGTAAGGCTCCTCATGCTATGATATCATCCTGTGGCATGATTCCAGGCAACCCTTATCCCAAGGGCAAACCAAGCCGCATAAATGGAATTTTCCCA ggaacCCCTATCAAAAAGGATACAGAAGAATGCACTAATGAAGGAAAGGGAATAGCAGCTCGGATACTTGGACCATCCAAACCA GCTCCATCAACCTACAATCCACACAAACCAGTTCCATACCCCATCCCACCATGTCGGCCACACGCGACTATTGCACCAA GTGCTTACAACAATGCTGGCTTAGTTCCAATGGCTAATGTCATAGCTCCAGGCTTACCAGCTCCTCCGCCATACACTGCTAATCAAGTGGTATCAG aaaatgagGACCTTTCCAGTCAAGCAAAGCCTTCCCAAAATCAAG ctttttctgcaCAAGCGAATCAGCTCTTTACTCCTCATGGTTCTAATCCTTCAACACCTGCTGCTACTCCAGTCCCTACCCCATCACCTGTCAAGGCAATAAGCCATCCATTAGCACCTGCAACTCCACTCATATCTGGGATGAACATGTCTACCCCTGTCCTTCCTGTTTTCCCAGGACAGGTCTCCTCTTCCATCCATACATCTCAGCCATCCACCCCAACCCCTACTGTCATCAAATCCCTTTCATTGCCTGGTGTTCCTGTCACATCTGTTCACAGTGCAACCTCTACCCCTATCCCTGCAGTTTTCTCTGGGCTGGCTTCTATACCCACTGCTACGCCAGCTCTGCAAGGTTCTACCACACCATGCGCCACACCTGCGCCCAGTGAAGCTTTCGCATCTGCTGCTGCACCATTTGCTGGCCTCCCCTTCTCTGCAACCTCTTCAATTGCTTCCGCTAATAATCCCACTCCATTGTCATCAGTTTTTGCTGGCCTCCCTTTGTCCTTGCCTCCCAACGCCCAAGGGATTTCTAGTCCTGTTCCATCTACAATTGCTAATTCTCCTGCCACTACCATTCCTGGTTCACTTAGCTTGCCTAACCCCATTTTGTCTGTCTTAAAGGGATTTCTGACATCAAATGACACTTCATTAATCAATTCATCTGCTTTACCTTCTGCTATGACAAGCGAGCTTGCTTCTTTATCTGCTCTTGCTAATCAAAGCTCTGACCCTCCCACTTCCTCTGTCAACAAATGCTATACTCCATcagccacccccaccccacagcgTTCCTCCACACCTGGGTTGGCCATTTTTCCAGGTCTTCCATCCCCATCTGTGGCCAATTCTAGTTCCACTCCTCCAACATTGCCTGCACAGTCACCTTTAACCACTTCGCCATCGATTATGCCCATCAACTGTGGCTCATCAGCCTCCCTCTTGCATGGCACAAGCCCTTCTAATCCTGATCAGCAGCTGTCATCAGCCCCAGCTGCCACAAATATCCCAGTTCTGGTCAAAACAGAACCCATAAGTCCTACCCTCTCGGCTTTTAAAGGTCCTTCTCATTCAGCTGGCCCTTCTCATGGCACCATAGGACTGTCAGCGCTTGGGCGTGCATACACCTCAGCGGCTTCAGTGCCAGTCAGTTTACCCAGTTCCCTGAATCCAGCGCTGTCAGGTCTCTCCTCTTTGAGCGCTCctctaaacaactccagttctcTGGCTTCCATTTCCCTCGCCCCACATGGCTCCTCTGCTCCCATTGCCCCCGTGTTCAATGGTCTTCCTCCTTTTACGTCTCTAACCAGTAACTTTGCTTTTACTGGTAATCCAGCACTTACGCCACCCGTCACTCTCCCAGGGTCTTTGTTAGCTACTCCGTCTACAACCGCTTCAGCCGTGTCTGCCCCTCATGCGAGTTCCACCGCCGCCGTACTCTCAGGACTCGCCGCCTCAGCAACAGTCTCTGCTCCACCCTTCTCGCTTAACTTGTCCAGTGCcgtcccttcccttttttctgttGCCCAGGGACCTCTGGGATCATCAAACCCATCCTTCCCTGGTTTTCCTGTCTCTAACACACCCTCTGTCACTCCTgctctcccttctttccctggCCTCCAGGCATCTTCTGCAGTAGCAGCAGTTGCACCGTTGCCGGCAGCTGCCACAGCCCCATCTCCGGCTCCGGTCCTGCCAGGGTTTGCCTCGGCCTTTAGCTCAAACTTCAACTCTGCACTTGTTGCACAGGCTGG CTTGACTTCTGGACTACAGACACCGGGAAATGCAGTTTTTCCTGGTCTTTTATCCCTCCCTGGTATCCCTGGCTTTCCCCAAAGTGCCGCACAATCTTCCCTGCAGGAATTGCAGCATAGTGCGGCTGCACAGTCAGCACTACTACAG CAA GCAcattctgcttctgctctggagaaTTATACAGCTCAGCCTGAAGGTTTTGCTAACTATCCATCAACACCAGGAACACCATTTTCATTGCAGACGAGCCTGCCCCAGAGTGGATGGCAATAA
- the PROSER1 gene encoding proline and serine-rich protein 1 isoform X2, with the protein MDKKSFETVLDEIRKVVELLRYFSWAEPQLKAIKALQHKIVAVPASKMVNILNCFTFSKDKLIALEILASNIVDAQNYRLIEDLFRINMSEKKRCRRILEQASKTGCKAPHAMISSCGMIPGNPYPKGKPSRINGIFPGTPIKKDTEECTNEGKGIAARILGPSKPAPSTYNPHKPVPYPIPPCRPHATIAPSAYNNAGLVPMANVIAPGLPAPPPYTANQVVSENEDLSSQAKPSQNQAFSAQANQLFTPHGSNPSTPAATPVPTPSPVKAISHPLAPATPLISGMNMSTPVLPVFPGQVSSSIHTSQPSTPTPTVIKSLSLPGVPVTSVHSATSTPIPAVFSGLASIPTATPALQGSTTPCATPAPSEAFASAAAPFAGLPFSATSSIASANNPTPLSSVFAGLPLSLPPNAQGISSPVPSTIANSPATTIPGSLSLPNPILSVLKGFLTSNDTSLINSSALPSAMTSELASLSALANQSSDPPTSSVNKCYTPSATPTPQRSSTPGLAIFPGLPSPSVANSSSTPPTLPAQSPLTTSPSIMPINCGSSASLLHGTSPSNPDQQLSSAPAATNIPVLVKTEPISPTLSAFKGPSHSAGPSHGTIGLSALGRAYTSAASVPVSLPSSLNPALSGLSSLSAPLNNSSSLASISLAPHGSSAPIAPVFNGLPPFTSLTSNFAFTGNPALTPPVTLPGSLLATPSTTASAVSAPHASSTAAVLSGLAASATVSAPPFSLNLSSAVPSLFSVAQGPLGSSNPSFPGFPVSNTPSVTPALPSFPGLQASSAVAAVAPLPAAATAPSPAPVLPGFASAFSSNFNSALVAQAGLTSGLQTPGNAVFPGLLSLPGIPGFPQSAAQSSLQELQHSAAAQSALLQQAHSASALENYTAQPEGFANYPSTPGTPFSLQTSLPQSGWQ; encoded by the exons GTTGTTGAGTTACTGAGATACTTTTCCTGGGCTGAACCACAGCTCAAGGCAATAAAGGCTTTACAACAT AAAATAGTGGCAGTTCCGGCATCGAAAATGGTTAATATTCTCAATTGCTTCACATTCAGTAAAGATAAACTTATTGCCCTTGAAATCTTAGCTTC CAACATTGTTGATGCTCAGAATTATCGCCTTATTGAAGATCTGTTCAGAATTAATAtgtcagagaagaaaagatgcaGAAGAATTCTTGAACAG GCTTCAAAAACAGGTTGTAAGGCTCCTCATGCTATGATATCATCCTGTGGCATGATTCCAGGCAACCCTTATCCCAAGGGCAAACCAAGCCGCATAAATGGAATTTTCCCA ggaacCCCTATCAAAAAGGATACAGAAGAATGCACTAATGAAGGAAAGGGAATAGCAGCTCGGATACTTGGACCATCCAAACCA GCTCCATCAACCTACAATCCACACAAACCAGTTCCATACCCCATCCCACCATGTCGGCCACACGCGACTATTGCACCAA GTGCTTACAACAATGCTGGCTTAGTTCCAATGGCTAATGTCATAGCTCCAGGCTTACCAGCTCCTCCGCCATACACTGCTAATCAAGTGGTATCAG aaaatgagGACCTTTCCAGTCAAGCAAAGCCTTCCCAAAATCAAG ctttttctgcaCAAGCGAATCAGCTCTTTACTCCTCATGGTTCTAATCCTTCAACACCTGCTGCTACTCCAGTCCCTACCCCATCACCTGTCAAGGCAATAAGCCATCCATTAGCACCTGCAACTCCACTCATATCTGGGATGAACATGTCTACCCCTGTCCTTCCTGTTTTCCCAGGACAGGTCTCCTCTTCCATCCATACATCTCAGCCATCCACCCCAACCCCTACTGTCATCAAATCCCTTTCATTGCCTGGTGTTCCTGTCACATCTGTTCACAGTGCAACCTCTACCCCTATCCCTGCAGTTTTCTCTGGGCTGGCTTCTATACCCACTGCTACGCCAGCTCTGCAAGGTTCTACCACACCATGCGCCACACCTGCGCCCAGTGAAGCTTTCGCATCTGCTGCTGCACCATTTGCTGGCCTCCCCTTCTCTGCAACCTCTTCAATTGCTTCCGCTAATAATCCCACTCCATTGTCATCAGTTTTTGCTGGCCTCCCTTTGTCCTTGCCTCCCAACGCCCAAGGGATTTCTAGTCCTGTTCCATCTACAATTGCTAATTCTCCTGCCACTACCATTCCTGGTTCACTTAGCTTGCCTAACCCCATTTTGTCTGTCTTAAAGGGATTTCTGACATCAAATGACACTTCATTAATCAATTCATCTGCTTTACCTTCTGCTATGACAAGCGAGCTTGCTTCTTTATCTGCTCTTGCTAATCAAAGCTCTGACCCTCCCACTTCCTCTGTCAACAAATGCTATACTCCATcagccacccccaccccacagcgTTCCTCCACACCTGGGTTGGCCATTTTTCCAGGTCTTCCATCCCCATCTGTGGCCAATTCTAGTTCCACTCCTCCAACATTGCCTGCACAGTCACCTTTAACCACTTCGCCATCGATTATGCCCATCAACTGTGGCTCATCAGCCTCCCTCTTGCATGGCACAAGCCCTTCTAATCCTGATCAGCAGCTGTCATCAGCCCCAGCTGCCACAAATATCCCAGTTCTGGTCAAAACAGAACCCATAAGTCCTACCCTCTCGGCTTTTAAAGGTCCTTCTCATTCAGCTGGCCCTTCTCATGGCACCATAGGACTGTCAGCGCTTGGGCGTGCATACACCTCAGCGGCTTCAGTGCCAGTCAGTTTACCCAGTTCCCTGAATCCAGCGCTGTCAGGTCTCTCCTCTTTGAGCGCTCctctaaacaactccagttctcTGGCTTCCATTTCCCTCGCCCCACATGGCTCCTCTGCTCCCATTGCCCCCGTGTTCAATGGTCTTCCTCCTTTTACGTCTCTAACCAGTAACTTTGCTTTTACTGGTAATCCAGCACTTACGCCACCCGTCACTCTCCCAGGGTCTTTGTTAGCTACTCCGTCTACAACCGCTTCAGCCGTGTCTGCCCCTCATGCGAGTTCCACCGCCGCCGTACTCTCAGGACTCGCCGCCTCAGCAACAGTCTCTGCTCCACCCTTCTCGCTTAACTTGTCCAGTGCcgtcccttcccttttttctgttGCCCAGGGACCTCTGGGATCATCAAACCCATCCTTCCCTGGTTTTCCTGTCTCTAACACACCCTCTGTCACTCCTgctctcccttctttccctggCCTCCAGGCATCTTCTGCAGTAGCAGCAGTTGCACCGTTGCCGGCAGCTGCCACAGCCCCATCTCCGGCTCCGGTCCTGCCAGGGTTTGCCTCGGCCTTTAGCTCAAACTTCAACTCTGCACTTGTTGCACAGGCTGG CTTGACTTCTGGACTACAGACACCGGGAAATGCAGTTTTTCCTGGTCTTTTATCCCTCCCTGGTATCCCTGGCTTTCCCCAAAGTGCCGCACAATCTTCCCTGCAGGAATTGCAGCATAGTGCGGCTGCACAGTCAGCACTACTACAG CAA GCAcattctgcttctgctctggagaaTTATACAGCTCAGCCTGAAGGTTTTGCTAACTATCCATCAACACCAGGAACACCATTTTCATTGCAGACGAGCCTGCCCCAGAGTGGATGGCAATAA